One genomic segment of Ehrlichia chaffeensis str. Arkansas includes these proteins:
- the mutL gene encoding DNA mismatch repair endonuclease MutL encodes MSIILLDPRTINRIAAGEVIECPASVVKELVENSIDAKATAISITIERGGRNLIIVSDNGIGIKKEDMEIAFARHATSKLPDGDLTKVRSLGFRGEGLTSIAAVGKVKMVSKYRDSDTAWLMVFEGGEKTQELTPDALSCGTYIEVRDLFFATPNRLKFLRTEKAEVQSIIDMMNKLAMVNHNVMFSLFVDNKQVFKYLTQQSNIDRLSEIKTLGMEFCKNSLPVNVKEEQIQLSGYIGSPTLSRGKSSLIYTFVNSRPVYDNLLIGAVRYAYSDFIEKDKYPVVVLYLDIPCDQVDANVHPNKSEVRFQDKKLVYRTVVNAIKEVLSINLNTKLKSISEFENDHFVHASMVNSRNIGNSVSSEFFKCFQNRKPLLNNDVQKYSSKNVETDDQSLLDTNVSFCTDSKMITNKLKEERVYENSREHINKGDSKIEVSNFDILGEKKNFVNLANNLLQESPSIDSGKFNTSKKVPSDSLIDTYPLGYALCQIHSRYIISQTQDSIVIIDQHAAHERLTYEYMKQVMAKEGIKRQILLIPEIIEMNNHLDLELLVEYKEKLLKLGLLIEPLGNLSVIVREVPALFGSFDVKSLIINIVDSIMEVGDTLFLDDKIKDICGTIACYSSIRSGRKLKIEEMNAILRNMENTAHSGQCNHGRPTYVELNLVEIDRLFSRR; translated from the coding sequence ATGTCAATTATACTATTAGATCCTAGAACAATTAATAGAATTGCTGCAGGGGAAGTAATAGAATGTCCAGCTAGTGTGGTTAAAGAATTAGTTGAAAATTCAATAGATGCTAAAGCTACTGCCATAAGTATTACAATAGAACGTGGAGGACGTAATTTAATAATTGTTAGTGATAATGGTATTGGAATAAAAAAAGAAGATATGGAAATTGCATTTGCTCGTCATGCAACGTCTAAGCTTCCTGATGGTGATTTAACAAAAGTTAGATCCTTGGGGTTTCGAGGAGAAGGATTAACTTCTATTGCAGCTGTTGGAAAAGTAAAAATGGTTTCAAAATATAGAGATTCTGATACTGCATGGTTAATGGTATTTGAAGGTGGAGAAAAAACACAAGAATTGACACCAGATGCACTTTCTTGTGGTACTTATATTGAAGTGAGAGATTTGTTTTTTGCTACACCTAATAGGTTAAAGTTTCTTAGGACAGAAAAAGCAGAGGTTCAATCTATTATTGATATGATGAACAAACTAGCTATGGTAAATCATAATGTAATGTTTTCATTATTTGTTGATAATAAACAGGTATTTAAATATTTAACACAACAATCAAATATTGATAGATTATCTGAAATAAAAACTTTGGGAATGGAATTTTGTAAAAATTCTTTACCAGTGAATGTAAAAGAAGAGCAGATTCAATTATCAGGTTATATTGGATCTCCTACATTAAGTCGTGGTAAGTCAAGTCTTATATATACTTTTGTTAATAGTCGACCTGTTTATGATAATTTACTGATAGGTGCAGTTAGATATGCTTATAGTGATTTTATAGAAAAGGATAAATATCCAGTTGTTGTATTATATCTTGATATTCCATGTGATCAAGTTGACGCTAATGTTCATCCGAATAAATCTGAGGTAAGATTTCAAGATAAAAAGTTAGTATATAGAACTGTAGTTAATGCAATTAAAGAAGTGTTATCGATCAACCTAAATACTAAATTAAAGTCTATAAGTGAATTTGAAAATGATCATTTTGTACATGCTAGTATGGTAAATTCAAGAAACATAGGTAATAGCGTTTCTTCCGAGTTTTTTAAATGTTTTCAAAATAGAAAACCATTACTTAACAATGACGTGCAAAAATATAGTTCTAAAAATGTAGAAACAGATGACCAATCTTTGTTAGATACTAATGTCTCCTTTTGTACAGATTCAAAAATGATAACGAATAAATTAAAAGAAGAGAGAGTTTATGAAAATTCTAGAGAGCATATTAATAAGGGAGATTCTAAAATAGAGGTTAGTAATTTTGATATATTAGGAGAGAAAAAAAATTTTGTTAATTTAGCTAATAATCTTCTACAGGAGTCACCTAGTATAGATAGTGGTAAGTTTAATACTAGTAAAAAAGTACCAAGTGATTCATTAATTGATACTTATCCATTAGGCTATGCTTTATGTCAAATACACAGTAGATATATCATCTCTCAAACACAGGATTCTATTGTTATTATTGATCAGCATGCAGCTCATGAGAGATTAACTTATGAATATATGAAACAAGTTATGGCAAAAGAGGGGATAAAGCGTCAGATACTATTGATACCTGAGATTATTGAAATGAATAACCATCTTGATTTGGAGTTACTTGTTGAATATAAGGAAAAGTTATTAAAACTTGGATTACTCATTGAACCACTTGGTAATTTATCGGTAATAGTAAGGGAAGTTCCAGCACTTTTTGGAAGTTTTGATGTTAAATCGCTTATTATTAATATAGTTGATAGTATTATGGAAGTAGGTGATACTTTATTCTTAGATGATAAGATTAAGGATATATGTGGGACTATAGCATGTTATAGTTCTATTAGAAGTGGTAGAAAATTAAAGATTGAAGAAATGAATGCTATTTTAAGGAATATGGAAAATACTGCACATTCTGGACAATGTAATCATGGTAGGCCAACTTATGTAGAGCTAAATTTAGTTGAGATAGATAGGCTTTTTTCAAGAAGATAG
- a CDS encoding sensor histidine kinase, translating into MKYFRILLLMFLVMTLCFAVGYTHIYLRDDYLYEVSKEINVNIKAILVNSVINKYAQLLAKAPSHVSTNTYYMNLLIKLRAEFLKALGGVKDFHVILYNVDGNVIFSNRSSEDIADQDLLLRSEDMNSLLRGKYVDHRVSNGATTVSIFPIFSLDGQDSSPLMFLKIIKNSENLSSFIVNFYTVFLMIVILVIIIFIVVTWCIYYKNAKMLSKQYNANLKLKEAKEVAEQENVSKSQFLANVSHELRTPLNSIIGFSEMMKAESMGAIENVHYKEYINDIHNAGVHLLSLINDILDFSKAEADKLVVEFVKFDLGKVISSCFNMILPRAEEAKVRLEQVLPSNQIIMVADPKRMKQVIINLLSNSIKFTPENGCVKLVVEYDLENSMIVIEVIDNGIGIAQQDLYKVMSVFGQVDSRHARKYEGTGLGLPLSKKLVELMDGVFKIKSEPNLGTIVTLMFPYTNTLEEKGF; encoded by the coding sequence ATGAAATATTTTCGAATTTTATTGTTAATGTTTTTAGTAATGACTTTGTGCTTTGCAGTTGGTTATACGCATATATATTTGAGGGATGATTATCTGTATGAAGTTTCAAAAGAAATCAATGTCAATATTAAAGCAATACTTGTTAATTCTGTGATCAATAAATATGCTCAATTATTAGCAAAGGCTCCAAGTCATGTATCAACAAATACGTACTATATGAATTTGTTGATAAAGTTACGTGCTGAATTTCTCAAAGCTTTAGGTGGGGTTAAAGATTTTCATGTTATTTTATATAATGTAGATGGAAATGTAATATTTTCTAATAGAAGTAGTGAAGATATTGCAGATCAGGACCTGCTGTTACGTTCTGAAGATATGAATTCATTATTAAGAGGAAAATATGTAGACCATAGAGTAAGTAATGGAGCAACTACTGTGTCTATATTTCCTATATTTTCATTAGATGGTCAAGATAGTTCTCCTTTAATGTTTTTAAAGATAATTAAAAATTCAGAAAATTTATCCAGTTTTATTGTAAATTTCTATACTGTGTTTTTAATGATAGTCATATTAGTCATTATTATATTTATTGTTGTAACTTGGTGTATATATTATAAAAATGCAAAAATGCTAAGTAAGCAGTATAACGCAAATCTAAAATTAAAAGAAGCAAAGGAAGTAGCAGAACAAGAGAATGTAAGTAAATCACAATTTCTTGCAAATGTTAGTCATGAGTTACGTACTCCATTGAACTCTATTATTGGGTTTTCGGAAATGATGAAGGCTGAGTCCATGGGGGCTATAGAGAATGTTCATTATAAGGAGTATATAAATGATATTCACAATGCTGGTGTCCATCTATTAAGCTTAATTAATGATATTTTAGATTTCTCTAAGGCTGAGGCTGATAAATTAGTTGTAGAATTTGTAAAATTTGATTTAGGAAAAGTTATTTCTTCCTGCTTTAATATGATACTTCCAAGAGCTGAGGAAGCAAAAGTAAGACTTGAACAAGTATTACCATCTAATCAAATTATAATGGTTGCAGATCCTAAAAGAATGAAACAAGTTATCATCAACTTATTATCCAATTCAATAAAATTTACTCCTGAAAATGGATGTGTAAAATTAGTGGTAGAATATGATCTCGAAAATAGCATGATTGTTATTGAAGTTATTGATAATGGTATAGGTATAGCACAGCAAGATTTGTATAAGGTTATGTCTGTTTTTGGGCAGGTAGATAGTAGACATGCTCGTAAATATGAAGGTACAGGGTTAGGTTTACCTTTAAGTAAGAAATTAGTTGAACTGATGGATGGGGTATTTAAAATAAAGAGTGAACCTAATTTAGGTACTATAGTAACCTTAATGTTCCCGTATACTAATACCCTTGAAGAAAAAGGCTTCTAA
- a CDS encoding aspartate aminotransferase family protein, translated as MNSSPILPVYAPSKVTFSHGKGVYLYDYNNKKYVDFHAGIATSSLGHAHPALVNALKTQGEKLWHISNVHTIPEAIKLAQKLVDISFADKVFFNNSGAESVECCLKIARSYQCGKGNTQRYRFITMKQSYHGRTCAACSANDPSKFSPFLKPYVEWFDCVNPDITSIKNAINETIGAILLEPIQGEGGINVLDDSFLKELRTICDQNDILLIFDCVQCGSGRTGKFFAHEHTGVTPDICCLAKGLGGGFPISATLATNNASQFMGVGMHGSTFGGNPLATTIGMTVVEEILKDGFLDNVTKNGHYLYKRLEDLAKKFPVIEEVKGKGLMIGLKINTNINNRELMHDLISCGLLTNTASNNTLRIVPPLIITQQEIDEGLAILESYLQSKYHQ; from the coding sequence ATGAATAGTTCGCCAATTTTACCTGTTTATGCACCATCTAAGGTTACTTTCTCACATGGGAAAGGAGTCTATTTATACGACTATAATAATAAAAAATATGTAGATTTTCATGCAGGCATTGCAACTAGTTCGTTAGGACACGCTCATCCAGCATTAGTAAATGCATTAAAAACACAAGGTGAAAAGTTATGGCACATATCAAATGTACATACAATACCTGAAGCTATCAAGTTAGCACAAAAATTAGTAGATATTAGCTTCGCTGATAAAGTGTTTTTTAATAATTCAGGTGCAGAATCTGTAGAATGTTGCTTAAAGATAGCAAGGTCATACCAATGTGGTAAAGGTAATACTCAACGTTATAGATTCATTACAATGAAGCAGTCTTATCATGGAAGAACATGTGCTGCATGTTCAGCAAATGATCCAAGTAAATTCTCTCCATTTCTTAAACCATACGTTGAATGGTTTGACTGTGTAAATCCTGATATCACATCCATAAAAAATGCAATTAATGAAACTATAGGTGCTATACTATTAGAACCTATACAAGGAGAAGGAGGAATCAACGTACTTGATGATTCTTTCTTGAAAGAATTACGTACAATTTGTGATCAAAACGATATACTGCTAATTTTCGATTGTGTACAATGTGGAAGTGGAAGAACAGGAAAATTCTTTGCTCATGAGCATACTGGAGTAACTCCTGACATATGTTGTCTTGCAAAAGGATTAGGTGGTGGTTTCCCTATATCAGCAACTTTAGCAACCAATAATGCTTCTCAGTTTATGGGTGTTGGCATGCATGGTTCTACTTTTGGAGGAAATCCTTTAGCAACTACTATTGGAATGACTGTAGTTGAAGAAATTTTAAAAGATGGGTTTTTAGACAATGTAACTAAAAATGGCCATTATCTGTACAAAAGGTTGGAAGATTTAGCTAAAAAATTTCCAGTAATTGAAGAAGTAAAAGGTAAAGGGCTCATGATAGGACTAAAAATCAATACTAATATTAATAATAGAGAATTAATGCATGATTTAATAAGTTGTGGGTTACTAACCAACACTGCAAGCAATAATACTTTAAGGATAGTACCTCCTTTAATCATAACTCAACAAGAAATTGATGAAGGTCTTGCTATACTAGAAAGTTATCTGCAAAGCAAATATCATCAGTAA
- a CDS encoding FtsK/SpoIIIE family DNA translocase, with amino-acid sequence MLCVTILGKIVVSIKSVLNKTFVSFKIFLLSFVVAFVSLSILTYHENDLSFNLATDSPVRNLGGVVGSHLADIFVQIFGISSLIAIPLMVFCVVNILCRVNRNIYLYLGSSLMIMVGISGLVSNVSLKVIHKYYYGGVLGIYFQSCPIIVLLAIVLLGTAGIIGWKKIVYLYDILLKMFSRIIHKSNNISDTVIREEISQNVGQAQEYYNIEDSLDEREFTEEEEEIEEDELTKELIEEEIEEEESIEEFMEEEVEGEELAEELDFPDEEEGLEFQVEEDDDECEEEDEESNYDEECHDKYDDKDDYIDDSNEKEIVVYKRPQATPQVVQEKKKYKEFVLPSVDYLSKPNPVDKREFHPDDNVVNLLNKVLKDFSIHGNIVNIRYGPVVTLYEFEPSAGTKSSRVIGLSDDIARSMSALSTRISVIPGRNVMGIELPNHYREIVMLRDLFESEQYRDSRLKLPIALGKGIDGEVVIADLVKMPHLLIAGTTGSGKSVAINTMILSLIYSLTPDQCKMIMIDPKVLELSVYNSIPHLLTPVVTESKKAIAALKWVVSEMENRYRLMSDIGVRNIVSYNDKIKEAIDENRTLEKVLQTGFDKETGEAIFERIAIEPSVFPYIVVIVDEMADLMLVAGKEIESSIQRLSQMARAAGIHIIMATQRPSVDIITGVVKANFPTRISFAVTSKIDSRTILGEQGAEQLLGMGDMLYMVSGGRIIRVHGAFVSDDEIQNIVEYLRSQGTPDYIEGITRIQQDYDYCIDDNIPERDDELYKQAVSIVIRDRRTSISYIQRQLRIGYNRAANLVERMERDGVIGVASAGKREILLE; translated from the coding sequence ATGCTTTGCGTTACTATTTTGGGTAAGATAGTTGTGAGTATAAAATCTGTCCTTAATAAAACTTTTGTTTCCTTTAAGATATTTTTACTATCTTTTGTGGTAGCATTTGTTTCTTTGTCAATTCTTACTTATCATGAAAATGATTTATCTTTCAATCTGGCGACTGACTCTCCTGTGAGAAATTTAGGTGGCGTTGTTGGGTCGCATCTAGCTGATATTTTTGTACAAATATTTGGTATATCTAGCCTTATAGCAATTCCTTTAATGGTCTTTTGCGTTGTTAATATACTATGTCGTGTCAATAGGAATATTTACCTGTACCTTGGTAGCAGTTTGATGATTATGGTTGGAATAAGTGGATTGGTATCGAATGTTTCTCTAAAGGTCATCCATAAATACTATTATGGTGGTGTTCTAGGTATCTATTTTCAAAGCTGTCCAATTATTGTATTGCTTGCTATAGTATTGTTGGGTACTGCTGGAATTATTGGTTGGAAAAAAATTGTATATCTTTATGATATCTTATTAAAAATGTTTAGTAGGATAATTCATAAATCTAACAATATTAGTGATACTGTTATAAGAGAAGAAATCTCTCAAAATGTAGGACAAGCTCAAGAGTATTATAATATAGAAGATTCATTGGATGAGAGAGAATTTACAGAGGAAGAAGAGGAAATAGAGGAAGACGAATTAACGAAAGAGTTAATAGAAGAAGAAATAGAAGAGGAAGAATCAATAGAAGAGTTTATGGAAGAGGAGGTGGAAGGAGAGGAATTAGCAGAAGAATTAGATTTTCCAGATGAAGAAGAAGGGTTAGAATTTCAAGTTGAAGAAGATGATGATGAATGTGAAGAAGAAGATGAGGAAAGTAATTACGATGAAGAATGTCATGATAAATATGATGATAAAGACGATTATATTGATGACAGTAATGAAAAAGAGATAGTAGTTTATAAGAGACCTCAGGCAACTCCTCAAGTAGTTCAAGAAAAAAAAAAGTATAAAGAATTTGTCCTACCTAGTGTTGATTATTTATCAAAACCTAATCCAGTAGATAAAAGAGAGTTTCATCCAGATGATAATGTTGTCAATTTGCTTAATAAAGTACTTAAGGATTTTTCTATACATGGAAACATAGTTAATATTAGGTATGGTCCAGTAGTAACATTATATGAGTTTGAACCATCTGCTGGTACTAAATCATCAAGGGTTATAGGATTGTCTGATGATATTGCTCGTTCAATGAGTGCTTTGTCAACACGTATATCAGTTATTCCTGGAAGAAATGTTATGGGTATAGAACTACCAAATCACTATAGGGAAATAGTGATGTTACGTGATTTATTTGAAAGTGAACAGTATAGGGATTCTAGGCTTAAATTACCCATAGCTTTAGGAAAGGGTATAGATGGGGAAGTAGTTATTGCTGATTTAGTAAAAATGCCGCATCTTCTTATTGCTGGTACTACAGGGTCTGGAAAATCTGTAGCAATTAATACTATGATTTTATCTCTGATCTACAGTTTAACTCCAGATCAATGCAAAATGATTATGATTGATCCTAAAGTACTAGAATTGTCAGTCTATAATTCTATTCCACATTTGTTAACTCCAGTAGTGACTGAATCCAAAAAGGCTATTGCTGCTTTAAAGTGGGTAGTAAGTGAAATGGAAAATCGTTACCGGTTAATGTCTGATATTGGAGTACGTAATATTGTTAGTTATAATGATAAAATTAAAGAAGCAATTGATGAGAATAGAACTCTAGAAAAAGTATTACAGACAGGGTTTGATAAAGAGACAGGGGAGGCAATTTTCGAAAGAATTGCAATAGAGCCTAGTGTTTTTCCTTACATTGTAGTGATAGTAGATGAAATGGCAGATTTAATGCTTGTAGCTGGGAAAGAAATTGAATCTTCGATACAAAGATTATCTCAGATGGCAAGGGCTGCTGGAATTCATATAATTATGGCAACTCAGCGTCCTTCTGTTGATATAATCACAGGGGTAGTAAAAGCAAATTTCCCAACAAGAATTAGCTTTGCCGTAACATCGAAGATAGATAGTAGAACTATCCTTGGTGAACAAGGAGCAGAGCAGTTACTTGGTATGGGTGACATGCTGTATATGGTATCTGGTGGTAGAATAATACGTGTGCATGGAGCTTTTGTTAGCGATGATGAAATACAGAATATAGTTGAATATTTGAGGTCTCAAGGAACTCCAGATTATATAGAAGGTATTACACGGATCCAACAAGATTATGATTATTGTATAGATGATAATATTCCTGAACGGGATGATGAATTGTATAAACAAGCAGTGTCGATAGTAATAAGGGATCGAAGAACTTCTATTAGCTATATCCAGAGACAATTAAGAATAGGATATAATAGAGCTGCAAATTTAGTAGAGCGTATGGAAAGAGATGGTGTTATTGGAGTTGCAAGTGCTGGAAAGCGAGAAATATTGCTTGAATAG
- a CDS encoding YggT family protein, protein MHPLVYLLDTLLSIYNFSLMLWIILSWLIVLNIVNRYNEIVNNVFLLLSKLMSPALNFIRKILPFTISYNFDLSPLVLLIFINFIRYALRYYFG, encoded by the coding sequence ATGCATCCTTTGGTGTATTTACTTGATACATTGTTAAGTATTTATAATTTCTCTTTGATGCTATGGATAATATTAAGCTGGTTAATAGTATTGAATATTGTAAATAGGTATAATGAGATTGTTAATAATGTTTTTTTATTGTTATCTAAATTGATGTCTCCTGCCTTGAATTTTATCAGGAAGATTCTGCCTTTTACTATTTCCTATAATTTTGATCTTTCACCACTTGTATTGTTGATATTTATTAATTTTATAAGATATGCTTTGCGTTACTATTTTGGGTAA
- a CDS encoding HlyC/CorC family transporter: MGLLVTSVFSILILLILSAFFSAAETSITSISSSLIHKLMLQGNKRAQIINTLSQKKKLVINTVLIGNTIINITASSIATAISIEILGPQGILFSTVIMTLFILIFSEALPKSYAILNPEKIALMISCPLSCCVLILSPITLSIQYMIDCILKILDMHKDKEIISAAEAMRNLISLHDSKGTMLKQDLDMLSSILDLAETEISQVMTHRKNILAFNIDTNINDLIKKILASSHSRIPLWKNQEDQIVGVVHVKDVITLIREKGKNITQEDLHKVMTKPWFVPDTTLLSVQLHNFLKNRRHLALVIDEYGALQGIVTLEDVIEEIVGDITDEHDITTEAPIKQICENIYHINGSTSIRDINRQLRWNLPDEEASTLAGAIVYEVERIPEEGEEFLLYGLSFKILKKSGHTISSIQVDTSPKDTSTIKHKTEQQT; encoded by the coding sequence ATGGGTTTATTAGTAACTTCAGTATTTAGTATACTTATACTACTAATTTTATCTGCATTTTTTTCTGCTGCAGAAACAAGTATAACTTCAATTAGTAGTTCACTTATCCATAAATTAATGCTACAGGGTAATAAAAGAGCCCAAATCATTAACACACTCAGTCAAAAGAAAAAGCTTGTTATAAATACTGTATTAATAGGCAATACTATTATAAACATCACTGCTTCTTCTATTGCAACAGCAATTTCTATTGAAATTTTAGGACCACAGGGGATATTATTTTCAACCGTCATTATGACATTGTTTATACTGATATTTTCTGAAGCATTACCAAAAAGCTATGCAATACTCAATCCAGAAAAAATTGCTTTAATGATATCGTGTCCCTTATCATGTTGCGTACTCATTTTATCCCCCATAACACTATCAATACAATATATGATAGATTGTATTTTAAAAATTCTAGACATGCATAAAGATAAAGAAATCATTTCAGCAGCAGAAGCTATGAGAAATTTAATCTCACTACATGATAGTAAAGGAACCATGCTAAAACAAGATTTAGACATGTTGAGTAGCATATTAGATTTAGCAGAAACAGAAATTTCACAAGTAATGACCCACAGGAAAAACATATTAGCTTTTAATATAGATACAAATATAAATGATCTAATAAAAAAAATATTAGCAAGCTCTCATAGTAGAATACCATTATGGAAAAATCAAGAAGATCAAATCGTAGGAGTAGTACATGTTAAAGATGTAATAACGCTAATACGGGAAAAAGGCAAAAATATTACTCAAGAAGATCTTCATAAAGTAATGACAAAACCATGGTTTGTTCCAGATACAACTCTGTTGAGTGTTCAGCTTCATAACTTCTTAAAAAATAGAAGACATCTTGCTTTAGTAATAGATGAGTACGGAGCATTACAAGGAATAGTAACATTAGAAGATGTTATTGAAGAAATAGTTGGAGATATTACAGATGAACATGATATTACAACAGAAGCTCCAATAAAACAAATTTGCGAAAATATATATCATATTAATGGTTCTACTTCCATTAGAGATATTAATAGGCAGTTACGTTGGAACTTACCTGATGAAGAAGCATCAACATTGGCAGGAGCAATTGTGTATGAAGTTGAACGTATACCTGAAGAAGGCGAGGAATTTTTACTATACGGATTGTCATTTAAAATATTAAAGAAAAGTGGTCATACCATTTCTAGTATTCAAGTTGATACATCTCCAAAAGATACATCTACTATAAAACACAAGACAGAACAACAAACTTAA
- the thiE gene encoding thiamine phosphate synthase, protein MSENDFSEVCIVDKRDLIQYCCTTQLEDLDDIVRSVNSLYSIKKKSIYVINVASQKYGRCWDYYFNGMEGLWFLYNGVSCNGKENFLSAYKASVLVSKCLNAADLQKDALIIARASANQSVEDASFLDERYFPIITLNKDYYFDKNFHPMLDPVGFYQIVPDLFWLKYVINLGVKVVQLRIKNEPIEEVEYKIKEGVHIANQNGVKLFVNDYWQFAVKYKAYGVHLGQEDLRSANFNEIYNAGLRLGISTHCYHELAIAKYIRPSYIAFGPIFPTTLKNMNFMPQGTDLLNYWVKNLPYKIVAIGGINLSNVDSVIGTGVDGIAVISAVLNSEYPDKVVHEFIQKCQI, encoded by the coding sequence ATGTCTGAAAATGATTTTAGTGAAGTCTGCATTGTAGATAAAAGAGATTTAATACAATACTGTTGTACTACTCAATTAGAAGATCTTGATGATATTGTTAGAAGTGTCAACTCTCTATACTCTATAAAAAAAAAGAGCATATATGTTATTAATGTTGCAAGTCAGAAATATGGCAGATGTTGGGACTATTACTTTAATGGTATGGAAGGCTTATGGTTTTTATATAACGGAGTGTCATGTAATGGTAAAGAAAATTTCTTGTCTGCATATAAAGCATCTGTGTTAGTAAGTAAGTGTTTAAATGCTGCTGACTTGCAAAAGGATGCTTTAATTATAGCAAGAGCTTCTGCTAATCAATCTGTTGAAGATGCTAGTTTTTTAGATGAAAGGTATTTCCCTATTATTACGCTTAATAAAGATTATTATTTTGATAAAAATTTTCATCCTATGCTTGATCCTGTAGGTTTTTACCAAATAGTGCCAGATCTATTTTGGTTGAAGTATGTAATTAATTTAGGGGTTAAAGTAGTACAGCTGAGAATTAAAAATGAACCAATAGAAGAAGTAGAGTATAAAATAAAGGAAGGTGTACATATTGCAAATCAAAATGGTGTAAAATTGTTTGTGAATGATTATTGGCAGTTTGCAGTAAAGTATAAAGCTTATGGAGTGCATTTAGGACAGGAGGACTTGAGGAGTGCAAACTTTAATGAAATATATAATGCAGGATTGAGACTAGGTATTAGTACCCATTGTTATCATGAATTAGCAATAGCGAAATATATACGTCCTTCATATATTGCTTTTGGCCCTATTTTTCCTACTACATTAAAAAACATGAATTTTATGCCACAGGGTACAGATTTACTTAATTATTGGGTTAAGAATTTACCTTATAAAATTGTGGCTATTGGTGGCATTAATTTGTCAAATGTGGATTCAGTAATTGGAACTGGTGTTGACGGCATAGCTGTTATATCTGCTGTGTTAAATAGTGAATATCCTGATAAAGTGGTACATGAGTTTATACAAAAATGCCAAATCTAG
- a CDS encoding pyruvate, water dikinase regulatory protein: MSTSVTLNLHLISDSTCETVASVARSALEHFRSVEVNEFVWSFINNNEQIDKIMSLIEKDKYNFIMYTMFDDELRRYLKQKAGAQEIPCIPVLSHVIREISCYLHIKKDPYISTNIGLDDEYFTRIDAINYTIAHDDGQNLWDIDQADIIILGVSRTSKSPTSIYLAYRGYRVVNIPLVHSINLSVDLSNMKNKLIVGLTIDIDRLIEIRRTRLVSMKNQNNYQYVDYEHVLMEIKETKRICVQNGWPIIDVTQKSVEEIAATIIQYFNKMQH; the protein is encoded by the coding sequence ATGAGCACTTCTGTTACTTTAAATCTGCACTTAATTTCTGATTCTACATGCGAGACTGTTGCATCAGTAGCCAGGTCTGCACTAGAGCATTTTAGATCTGTAGAGGTTAATGAATTTGTCTGGTCGTTTATTAATAATAATGAGCAGATAGATAAAATAATGTCATTAATTGAAAAGGATAAATATAATTTTATTATGTATACGATGTTTGATGATGAATTAAGAAGATATTTAAAGCAGAAAGCTGGTGCACAAGAAATACCATGTATTCCTGTATTGTCACATGTTATTAGGGAAATTTCTTGTTATTTGCATATTAAGAAAGATCCATATATTAGTACTAACATTGGATTAGATGATGAGTATTTTACACGTATAGATGCAATTAATTATACCATTGCACATGATGATGGGCAAAATCTTTGGGATATAGACCAAGCTGATATAATTATTTTAGGTGTTTCTAGGACTTCAAAATCTCCTACCAGTATATACTTAGCTTATCGTGGATATAGGGTAGTAAATATACCATTAGTACACTCTATTAATTTATCTGTGGACTTATCAAATATGAAAAATAAGCTTATTGTTGGTTTAACTATTGATATTGACCGATTAATAGAGATAAGGAGGACTAGGTTAGTTTCTATGAAGAATCAAAATAATTATCAGTATGTTGATTACGAGCATGTATTGATGGAAATTAAAGAAACAAAAAGGATATGTGTTCAAAATGGCTGGCCTATTATAGATGTTACACAAAAGTCTGTTGAAGAAATAGCAGCGACAATTATTCAGTATTTTAATAAGATGCAACATTAA